A part of Caldicellulosiruptor owensensis OL genomic DNA contains:
- the thiC gene encoding phosphomethylpyrimidine synthase ThiC: MKTQMTYAKEGTFTREMELAIQNEEIDKKEFLQKVAEGKIVIPANKNRKRDKYFAIGDGTYVKINVNLGVSEACPNFDLEHQKLEIAKNFDVESVMDLSSGLDASNFRKYILQNYDFIVGTVPVYQVASRHDDITKVDSKEFIEEIEKQAEEGVDFFTIHAGITRRTIERFEKNERLLKIVSRGGSLLYKWMMANEKENPLYEHFDEILKICKKHDVTISLGDSLRPGAVADATDALQIEELINLGELTKMAWKEDVQVMIEGPGHMRANEIAANMVIQKRLCHGAPFYVLGPLTTDIAAGYDHISGAMGALIAALNGADFLCYVTPAEHLRLPSLEDVKEGIVAFKIAAHSANIAKGFKKPLEKDIEMSVARRDLDWEKMVSFSVDPEKAREYRSSFSSDTCSMCGKLCAVKNSRDEVIVL; the protein is encoded by the coding sequence ATGAAAACTCAGATGACATATGCGAAAGAAGGAACATTTACGCGTGAAATGGAACTTGCAATCCAGAATGAAGAGATAGATAAAAAAGAATTCTTGCAAAAGGTTGCAGAAGGTAAAATTGTAATTCCTGCCAATAAGAATAGAAAAAGAGATAAATACTTTGCAATTGGAGATGGAACATATGTTAAAATCAATGTTAATCTTGGAGTGTCAGAGGCATGTCCAAACTTTGATTTAGAGCACCAAAAGCTTGAAATTGCCAAAAATTTTGATGTTGAATCTGTAATGGATTTATCCAGCGGGCTTGATGCTTCAAACTTCAGAAAATACATTCTTCAAAACTATGACTTTATAGTAGGAACAGTTCCGGTTTACCAGGTTGCATCAAGGCACGATGACATTACAAAGGTTGACAGCAAAGAGTTCATAGAAGAGATTGAAAAGCAGGCAGAAGAAGGAGTTGACTTTTTTACAATTCATGCAGGGATTACAAGAAGAACCATAGAAAGATTTGAAAAAAATGAGCGTCTGCTCAAGATTGTCTCAAGAGGCGGATCACTTCTCTATAAATGGATGATGGCAAATGAAAAGGAGAATCCTTTGTATGAGCATTTTGATGAGATTTTGAAGATTTGCAAAAAACATGATGTTACAATAAGTCTTGGCGACAGTCTCCGACCAGGTGCGGTGGCTGATGCAACAGACGCGCTGCAGATAGAAGAACTTATAAATCTTGGCGAGCTTACAAAAATGGCATGGAAAGAGGATGTGCAGGTGATGATAGAAGGGCCAGGACACATGAGAGCAAATGAGATTGCAGCAAACATGGTAATTCAAAAAAGGCTTTGCCATGGCGCACCGTTTTATGTTTTGGGACCTCTTACAACAGACATTGCAGCAGGGTATGACCACATCTCAGGTGCGATGGGTGCGCTTATTGCAGCTTTAAATGGTGCGGATTTTCTGTGCTATGTTACGCCTGCTGAGCATTTGAGACTTCCTTCTTTAGAAGATGTCAAAGAAGGGATTGTAGCGTTCAAGATTGCTGCACACAGTGCAAATATAGCAAAGGGGTTTAAAAAGCCACTCGAAAAGGATATTGAGATGTCAGTTGCAAGAAGAGACCTTGACTGGGAAAAGATGGTAAGCTTTTCAGTTGACCCTGAGAAGGCAAGAGAGTACAGAAGCAGTTTTTCATCTGACACATGTTCAATGTGTGGAAAGCTCTGTGCTGTAAAAAATTCAAGGGATGAAGTTATTGTTTTATAA
- the thiD gene encoding bifunctional hydroxymethylpyrimidine kinase/phosphomethylpyrimidine kinase: MKKVLIIAGFDPSGGAGVLLDTKVVRALGEFAVSTITCLTVQTTERVYDAKSIDPDFFEYQLQKVVEDIKPDSVKIGLLGSSEIAVVVLKNLKRYNLKNIVCDPVLKSTSGFEFCKSEFIEFLKYDFFKVCDVITPNKNEAEVIFDVEIKNFDEDVLSCIQERIKRMGIKSCILKGGHLDSELAEDILVTQTEIYRVSAKKKGLPDDIHGTGCAFSSAFATFIAKGYNMYDALKQTKDFMTGLINASVKIGKGRLILNP, encoded by the coding sequence ATGAAAAAAGTTCTTATAATTGCTGGTTTTGACCCGTCAGGCGGAGCTGGTGTTTTGCTTGACACAAAGGTTGTAAGGGCACTGGGGGAGTTTGCAGTATCTACTATAACCTGCTTGACAGTTCAAACCACAGAAAGGGTCTATGACGCAAAATCCATAGACCCTGATTTTTTTGAGTATCAGCTTCAAAAAGTGGTTGAAGATATAAAGCCAGATAGTGTCAAGATTGGACTTTTAGGAAGTTCTGAGATAGCAGTTGTTGTGCTAAAAAACTTAAAAAGGTACAATCTTAAAAACATAGTTTGTGATCCGGTTTTGAAGTCTACAAGCGGTTTTGAGTTTTGTAAAAGTGAGTTTATAGAATTTTTAAAGTATGACTTTTTCAAAGTCTGTGATGTCATCACCCCCAACAAAAACGAGGCAGAGGTCATTTTTGATGTGGAAATTAAAAATTTTGATGAAGATGTTCTAAGCTGCATTCAGGAAAGAATAAAGAGAATGGGCATAAAATCATGCATCCTAAAAGGTGGTCATCTTGATAGCGAGCTTGCAGAAGATATTTTGGTAACACAAACTGAAATTTATAGAGTATCTGCTAAAAAGAAAGGTTTGCCAGATGACATTCACGGTACCGGCTGTGCATTTTCATCTGCGTTTGCCACTTTCATTGCAAAAGGATATAATATGTATGATGCATTAAAACAAACTAAGGATTTTATGACAGGCTTGATAAACGCTTCAGTAAAGATAGGGAAGGGAAGATTAATTTTAAATCCGTGA